One genomic region from Fictibacillus marinisediminis encodes:
- a CDS encoding immune inhibitor A domain-containing protein: protein MGKWSKRLGASLAITGLSLGLVSTSVFTGSLDAKAKTAMQKTVANHYGNSHSALDLAIVNDDKLIDLLIREGVISKDASEKEKQKALHAYLELKGKQDTVKEKDPLAPKVKAAAAEKQREFKGFTNGLLHGNGKKKGQYKKQPDPVNDHGPDKVVKEGKLLTLTVEFADTPHNTIKPNETDNYYKDYNLQHYEDMIFGENGVEGPNGENFVSQKQFYEEQSGGTYTVNGKAYGWLKVPGTAAFYGADRASGGHDNVSPGGSKQLVKDTLDAAKAAGVPLGDYDLEDPHDLDGDGNYWEADGLVDHLQIIHAGMGQEAGGGSLGNNAIWSHRSAVFYDPDGLGKGLPGFYDYTMMPEDGATGVFAHEYGHDLGLPDEYDTVYSGTGEAIGYWSIMASGSWAGKVPGAEPTGFSPWAKSYFQSTLGGNWTTPTIVDWKDVSTKGAQFLLDQANTPNGDNHQAIQVNLPKKKTPINTPAAGSYQYWGGQADEMDNSMVTNVDLTGKQSATLTFDAWYDMEEQWDFAFVQVSTDNGATWKSLGNSHTRSDVVPEGYPTILDSMPGFTGNSNGWQAQSFDLSAYKGQKIQLRLRSATDWGTSQAGFFADNIKVVADGTTLVDDGAEKDPSAFTLKGFEKSDGNKYSDHYYLLEWRNHQGVDKGLGHIARGKSLMSYDGGLVVWYVDPTYTDNWTGVHPGDGFLGVVDSHINDLKWNTGAEASTRFHIADAAFGLDKTSGLNLDYPGVQTLTAPSQSAVSLFDDSNSFKNPFMPDAGRNTDNYGLKVRVNGEASDDSVGAIVIYK from the coding sequence TTGGGAAAGTGGAGTAAGAGATTGGGAGCATCATTGGCGATTACTGGGCTATCGTTAGGTTTAGTTTCCACATCGGTGTTTACAGGGTCTTTAGACGCAAAAGCGAAAACGGCGATGCAGAAAACGGTTGCAAATCATTACGGCAATAGTCATTCCGCACTAGATCTGGCTATTGTGAACGATGATAAATTAATAGATTTGCTCATTAGAGAAGGAGTCATCTCCAAAGATGCTTCTGAAAAGGAAAAACAAAAAGCGCTTCATGCTTACCTTGAGCTAAAAGGAAAGCAGGATACTGTGAAAGAAAAGGATCCGCTTGCTCCAAAAGTAAAAGCAGCCGCTGCTGAAAAACAGCGTGAGTTCAAAGGGTTCACGAACGGTCTCCTTCATGGGAACGGCAAAAAGAAAGGGCAATATAAGAAACAGCCGGATCCAGTAAATGATCATGGACCAGATAAGGTAGTTAAAGAAGGAAAGCTACTGACGCTGACGGTTGAATTCGCAGACACCCCACATAATACGATTAAGCCAAATGAGACGGATAACTACTACAAAGACTATAACCTGCAGCATTATGAAGATATGATTTTCGGTGAAAACGGAGTTGAAGGGCCTAACGGTGAAAACTTTGTATCTCAAAAGCAATTCTATGAAGAGCAGTCCGGAGGTACATATACTGTGAATGGTAAAGCGTACGGATGGCTGAAGGTTCCAGGAACCGCTGCCTTCTATGGAGCTGATAGAGCTTCCGGCGGCCACGATAATGTTAGCCCAGGAGGATCCAAGCAGCTTGTAAAAGATACATTAGATGCTGCAAAGGCCGCGGGTGTACCGCTTGGGGATTACGATCTTGAAGATCCGCATGATTTGGATGGAGACGGCAACTACTGGGAGGCGGATGGTCTAGTAGACCACTTACAGATTATCCATGCCGGAATGGGGCAGGAAGCCGGTGGAGGATCTCTTGGCAACAATGCGATTTGGTCGCACAGATCTGCTGTTTTCTATGATCCTGATGGACTTGGAAAAGGTCTTCCAGGATTCTATGATTACACAATGATGCCAGAAGATGGGGCGACAGGCGTTTTCGCCCATGAATACGGTCATGATCTTGGTCTTCCGGATGAATATGATACGGTTTACTCCGGCACAGGTGAAGCAATTGGATACTGGTCCATCATGGCAAGCGGATCGTGGGCAGGTAAGGTACCTGGTGCAGAACCGACTGGATTCTCACCTTGGGCGAAGTCTTATTTCCAATCCACGCTCGGCGGAAACTGGACAACTCCAACCATTGTGGACTGGAAAGATGTTTCAACGAAAGGCGCCCAGTTCCTTTTAGATCAAGCCAATACACCAAATGGTGATAACCACCAAGCGATTCAGGTGAATTTGCCGAAGAAAAAGACGCCAATTAACACCCCAGCAGCTGGCTCTTATCAATACTGGGGCGGACAAGCAGATGAGATGGACAACTCTATGGTTACGAACGTAGATCTTACGGGCAAGCAATCTGCTACTCTTACTTTTGATGCATGGTATGACATGGAAGAACAATGGGACTTTGCTTTTGTTCAAGTGTCAACAGACAACGGTGCTACATGGAAATCCCTTGGAAACAGCCATACTCGTTCTGACGTGGTTCCTGAAGGCTACCCTACTATTCTTGACTCTATGCCTGGATTTACAGGAAACTCAAACGGCTGGCAAGCACAATCATTTGATCTGTCTGCTTACAAAGGACAAAAAATTCAGCTTCGCCTTCGTTCTGCTACTGACTGGGGGACAAGCCAGGCCGGATTCTTCGCCGATAACATTAAAGTCGTAGCTGACGGAACAACCCTGGTAGATGATGGAGCAGAAAAAGACCCTTCTGCATTTACGCTAAAAGGCTTTGAAAAGTCAGACGGCAACAAGTACAGCGATCACTACTACTTGCTTGAATGGAGAAACCATCAAGGTGTGGATAAAGGTCTTGGCCACATTGCACGTGGAAAATCCTTGATGAGCTATGATGGCGGTCTAGTCGTATGGTATGTGGATCCGACGTATACTGACAACTGGACAGGTGTTCATCCTGGAGATGGTTTCCTAGGAGTGGTAGATTCTCACATCAATGATTTGAAATGGAATACGGGCGCAGAGGCAAGCACACGATTCCATATTGCGGATGCAGCATTTGGATTGGATAAAACATCCGGTCTGAATCTTGATTATCCAGGTGTTCAAACACTGACAGCTCCAAGTCAATCAGCCGTATCACTGTTTGACGACAGCAACTCCTTCAAAAACCCATTTATGCCGGATGCGGGCCGCAAT